Proteins co-encoded in one Cytobacillus sp. NJ13 genomic window:
- the rplM gene encoding 50S ribosomal protein L13, which yields MRTTFMANSNNIERKWYVIDAEGKTLGRLASEVASILRGKHKPTYTPHVDTGDHVILINASKIELTGKKLTDKIYYRHSMHPGGLKTRTALEMRTNYPERMLELAIKGMLPKNSLGRQMFKKLHVYAGSEHKHQAQQPEVYELRG from the coding sequence ATGCGTACAACGTTTATGGCGAATTCAAACAATATCGAGCGTAAATGGTACGTGATTGATGCTGAAGGCAAAACTCTTGGTCGTCTTGCTAGTGAAGTTGCATCAATTCTACGTGGTAAACATAAACCAACTTATACACCACATGTTGATACTGGTGATCATGTAATTCTTATCAATGCTTCAAAAATCGAACTTACTGGGAAAAAGCTTACTGACAAGATCTACTACCGTCACAGCATGCACCCAGGCGGTCTAAAAACAAGAACTGCTCTTGAAATGCGTACAAACTACCCTGAGAGAATGCTTGAGCTTGCAATTAAAGGCATGCTTCCAAAGAACTCTCTTGGTCGTCAAATGTTCAAGAAATTACACGTATATGCTGGTAGCGAACATAAGCACCAAGCACAACAACCTGAAGTTTACGAACTTCGTGGATAA
- the truA gene encoding tRNA pseudouridine(38-40) synthase TruA: MQRFKCNVTYDGTHFAGYQVQPGKRTVQGELERALKKLHKGEDIKVTASGRTDAGVHARGQVIHFDSPLNIPIEKWEIALNSLLPDDVAIIGTETVSDDFHVRFDAKGKEYRYFVHRTSRRDPFKRHYACQYPYHLNTDAIKQAAADLIGTHDFTSFCSAKTEVEDKVRELQEIQVAEEGDMLIFCFRGTGFLYNMVRILAGTLLEVGTGERDPDSMPSVLMGKNRSAAGKTAPPQGLYLWKVFY; the protein is encoded by the coding sequence ATGCAAAGATTTAAATGTAATGTGACGTATGACGGCACCCATTTTGCAGGCTATCAGGTGCAGCCTGGCAAGCGGACTGTACAGGGAGAGCTGGAAAGGGCCTTAAAGAAGCTTCATAAAGGAGAAGACATCAAGGTTACTGCCTCAGGCAGAACCGATGCGGGTGTCCATGCAAGGGGCCAGGTGATCCATTTCGATTCCCCTTTGAATATTCCTATTGAAAAATGGGAAATCGCCCTTAATTCACTGCTGCCGGATGATGTGGCCATCATAGGGACGGAGACAGTGTCTGATGACTTTCATGTCCGTTTTGATGCGAAAGGGAAGGAATACCGGTACTTCGTGCATCGAACATCCAGGAGAGACCCTTTTAAACGCCATTATGCCTGTCAGTACCCGTATCACTTAAATACGGATGCTATCAAACAAGCGGCAGCAGATTTAATAGGGACACATGATTTTACAAGCTTCTGCTCCGCCAAGACGGAAGTGGAAGATAAGGTCAGGGAACTTCAGGAAATCCAAGTGGCTGAAGAAGGGGATATGCTCATCTTCTGCTTTAGAGGCACCGGATTCTTATATAATATGGTCCGCATCCTGGCCGGCACACTTCTTGAAGTTGGCACAGGGGAAAGAGACCCCGATTCCATGCCATCTGTTCTTATGGGAAAAAACAGATCAGCTGCAGGAAAAACAGCGCCTCCCCAAGGTTTATATTTGTGGAAAGTTTTTTATTAA
- a CDS encoding energy-coupling factor transporter transmembrane protein EcfT: MMDKMIFGRYVPAESVLHRMDPRSKLVLIFLFVCIVFLANNMLTYGLLTVYTFLMIALSKVPIRFIYTGLKPVLLLVIFTLFLHLFLTKEGEVLFRFGWITIYEEGLRQGIFISLRFFLLILMTSILTLTTTPIEITDGLESLLAPLNKIKFPVHELALMMSISLRFIPTLMQETDKIMKAQTARGVDFTSGPIKDRIKAIIPLLIPLFVSSFKRAEELAVAMESRGYRGGEGRTKYRQLNWGLKDTAMLAMLAALTLVLILLRT, encoded by the coding sequence ATGATGGATAAAATGATTTTTGGGCGCTATGTTCCGGCCGAGTCTGTCCTGCACAGGATGGATCCCCGTTCTAAGCTAGTCCTTATTTTCTTATTCGTGTGCATTGTCTTCCTGGCAAATAATATGCTGACATACGGCTTACTGACGGTTTACACCTTTTTGATGATCGCTTTATCGAAGGTGCCGATCCGGTTTATCTATACAGGGTTAAAGCCGGTCCTTCTGCTTGTTATTTTTACATTATTCCTGCACTTGTTTTTGACAAAAGAGGGTGAAGTTCTCTTCCGGTTTGGATGGATTACAATCTATGAGGAAGGCTTGAGACAGGGGATTTTCATATCATTGCGCTTCTTCCTGCTCATTCTGATGACTTCCATTCTGACTTTGACCACGACCCCGATTGAAATTACGGATGGTCTGGAAAGCCTGCTGGCTCCATTGAATAAAATCAAGTTTCCTGTGCATGAACTGGCTTTAATGATGTCGATTTCTCTTCGCTTTATCCCGACACTCATGCAGGAAACGGATAAAATCATGAAAGCTCAGACAGCCAGGGGAGTTGATTTTACAAGCGGTCCGATTAAAGACCGTATTAAAGCCATTATTCCTCTGCTGATTCCTTTGTTCGTCAGTTCGTTTAAACGGGCTGAAGAGCTTGCTGTAGCGATGGAGTCACGCGGCTATAGAGGCGGGGAAGGCAGAACGAAATACAGGCAGCTTAACTGGGGTCTAAAGGATACGGCAATGCTGGCAATGCTTGCAGCCCTGACCCTGGTGTTAATCCTGCTAAGGACGTAA
- a CDS encoding energy-coupling factor ABC transporter ATP-binding protein: protein MDISLQNVEYRYQVNTPFERLAIKDVTIDIPSGTFLAIIGHTGSGKSTVLQHLNALLKPTEGQVVIGERLITSQKKQKNLKEIRQRVGIVFQFPEHQLFEETVEKDICFGPMNFGVSEEEAKKRARAAISQVGLPEEILRKSPFDLSGGQMRRVAIAGVLAMEPDVIVLDEPTAGLDPRGRKEIMDMFYSLHGTRGLSTVLVTHSMEDASRYADQIVIMHNGEVYKKGTPKEIFSSPEGLLKLGLDVPEVVRFQLKMEKSLNIRFSKTCLTMDELTDEIAAAMKRGAAK, encoded by the coding sequence ATGGACATCTCACTCCAAAATGTAGAATACCGGTATCAGGTCAATACGCCATTTGAACGCCTCGCAATAAAAGATGTTACCATTGATATTCCATCAGGCACGTTTCTGGCAATCATCGGGCATACCGGATCAGGCAAATCGACTGTCCTCCAGCATTTAAATGCCCTGCTTAAGCCGACAGAAGGCCAGGTAGTGATTGGAGAGCGGCTGATCACTTCGCAAAAGAAACAGAAAAACCTGAAGGAAATCCGTCAAAGGGTCGGCATCGTGTTTCAATTTCCTGAGCATCAGCTGTTTGAAGAAACGGTCGAGAAAGATATATGCTTTGGCCCGATGAACTTCGGAGTGTCAGAAGAGGAAGCCAAAAAAAGAGCAAGAGCGGCCATTAGCCAGGTTGGCCTGCCGGAAGAAATTCTGCGCAAGTCCCCATTTGACCTGTCAGGGGGCCAAATGAGACGGGTGGCGATAGCCGGAGTGCTGGCAATGGAGCCTGATGTCATTGTCCTGGATGAGCCTACTGCAGGGCTTGACCCGCGGGGCAGAAAAGAAATCATGGATATGTTCTACAGCCTGCATGGAACAAGAGGGCTATCGACGGTGCTCGTTACACATAGCATGGAGGACGCCTCCCGCTATGCTGATCAGATTGTCATCATGCATAACGGGGAAGTGTACAAAAAGGGCACGCCTAAAGAAATCTTTTCTTCACCGGAAGGCTTGCTTAAGCTTGGCCTCGATGTTCCGGAGGTTGTCCGTTTTCAGCTGAAAATGGAAAAATCACTTAACATCCGTTTCTCTAAGACATGTCTGACAATGGATGAGCTGACGGATGAGATTGCTGCTGCGATGAAAAGGGGGGCAGCTAAATGA
- a CDS encoding energy-coupling factor ABC transporter ATP-binding protein, which produces MNEPLVELKNVSFKYDAEGGYALHNVSFNIVKGEWLAIVGHNGSGKSTLAKLLNGLHFPLEGSITVGGISLSEETVWETRKKIGMVFQNPDNQFVGTTVQDDVAFGLENHGIERNDMVQRVTQSLEKVKMAQFLNQEPHHLSGGQKQRVAIAGVIALRPDIIILDESTSMLDPRGREEVLETVRELKQDYHMTVISITHDLEEAAKADRIVVMNKGQLYREGTPEEIFQMDEELVKLGLDIPFPVKLSKILREKGLPLSRHYLSEEELVEELWTSHSKM; this is translated from the coding sequence ATGAACGAGCCGCTGGTAGAATTGAAAAATGTTTCGTTTAAGTACGATGCAGAAGGTGGATATGCGCTGCACAACGTCTCTTTCAATATAGTTAAAGGGGAATGGCTCGCAATTGTAGGCCATAATGGTTCCGGGAAATCAACACTTGCCAAACTGCTGAATGGTCTGCACTTTCCGTTGGAAGGAAGCATTACAGTAGGCGGAATTTCATTGAGTGAAGAGACCGTCTGGGAAACCAGAAAGAAGATCGGCATGGTTTTTCAGAATCCGGATAACCAGTTTGTCGGAACGACCGTACAGGATGATGTGGCTTTTGGTTTAGAAAACCATGGAATTGAAAGAAATGACATGGTTCAGCGTGTTACGCAATCACTGGAGAAAGTCAAAATGGCACAATTTCTTAATCAAGAGCCGCACCATCTTTCTGGCGGCCAGAAACAGAGAGTGGCCATTGCCGGTGTCATCGCCCTAAGGCCGGACATTATTATTCTGGACGAGTCAACCTCCATGCTTGATCCAAGAGGTCGTGAAGAGGTGCTTGAAACCGTCAGAGAGCTTAAGCAGGACTATCATATGACAGTCATCTCCATCACACATGATTTGGAAGAGGCTGCAAAGGCTGACCGCATCGTGGTTATGAACAAAGGACAGTTATATCGGGAAGGCACACCTGAGGAAATCTTTCAAATGGATGAAGAGCTTGTAAAGCTGGGCCTGGATATTCCTTTTCCTGTGAAGCTAAGCAAGATATTAAGAGAAAAAGGATTGCCGTTATCAAGGCATTATTTATCTGAAGAAGAGTTGGTGGAAGAATTATGGACATCTCACTCCAAAATGTAG
- the rplQ gene encoding 50S ribosomal protein L17, with product MGYRKLGRTSSQRKAMLRDLATDLIINERIETTEARAKELRSVVEKMITLGKRGDLHARRQAAAFVRNEVANAETDQDAVQKLFSDIATRYEERQGGYTRIMKLGPRRGDGAPMVIIELV from the coding sequence ATGGGATACAGAAAGTTAGGACGCACTAGCTCACAACGTAAAGCTATGCTGCGTGACTTAGCAACAGATCTAATCATCAATGAGCGCATCGAAACAACTGAAGCTCGTGCAAAAGAACTTCGTTCAGTTGTTGAGAAAATGATCACTCTTGGAAAGCGCGGCGATTTGCATGCACGCCGTCAAGCAGCTGCTTTTGTTCGCAATGAGGTAGCTAACGCTGAAACTGACCAGGATGCAGTTCAAAAATTATTCAGCGACATCGCAACTCGTTATGAAGAGCGCCAAGGCGGATACACTCGTATTATGAAACTTGGACCTCGTCGTGGAGACGGTGCGCCAATGGTAATCATCGAGTTAGTATAA
- a CDS encoding DNA-directed RNA polymerase subunit alpha, producing MIEIEKPKIETVEISDDAKYGKFVVEPLERGYGTTLGNSLRRILLSSLPGAAVTSIQIDGVLHEFSTIEGVVEDVTSIILNIKKLALKIYSDEEKTLEIDVQGEGVVKAADVTHDSDVEILNPDLHIATLGSNAHLRMRLTARRGRGYTPADQNKREDQPIGVIPIDSIYTPVSRISYQVENTRVGQMTNYDKLTFDVWTDGSTGPQDAVALGAKILTEHLNIFVGLTDEAQNAEIMVEKEEDQKEKVLEMTIEELDLSVRSYNCLKRAGINTVQELANKTEEDMMKVRNLGRKSLEEVKHKLEDLGLGLRKDD from the coding sequence ATGATCGAAATAGAAAAACCAAAAATCGAAACGGTTGAGATCAGCGATGATGCCAAGTACGGCAAGTTCGTCGTCGAGCCACTTGAGCGTGGATATGGTACAACTTTGGGTAACTCCTTACGTCGTATCCTTTTATCCTCACTCCCAGGTGCCGCTGTCACATCGATCCAAATTGATGGGGTACTTCATGAGTTCTCAACAATTGAAGGCGTCGTAGAAGATGTAACATCTATCATTTTAAACATTAAAAAACTAGCACTTAAAATCTACTCTGATGAAGAAAAAACATTGGAAATCGATGTTCAGGGTGAAGGTGTAGTGAAGGCAGCTGACGTAACTCATGACAGCGATGTTGAAATCCTTAATCCGGATCTTCATATTGCTACTCTAGGTTCGAATGCCCACCTGCGCATGCGTTTAACTGCAAGACGCGGACGAGGCTATACACCAGCTGACCAAAACAAGAGAGAAGATCAGCCAATCGGTGTGATTCCTATCGATTCCATCTACACTCCAGTATCTCGCATTTCTTATCAGGTAGAGAATACACGTGTGGGTCAAATGACTAACTATGATAAGTTAACATTCGATGTTTGGACTGACGGAAGTACAGGTCCTCAAGATGCGGTTGCACTTGGAGCGAAGATCTTAACTGAGCATTTGAATATCTTTGTCGGTTTAACTGATGAAGCTCAAAATGCCGAAATCATGGTTGAAAAAGAAGAAGACCAAAAAGAGAAAGTACTTGAGATGACAATTGAAGAACTTGACTTATCTGTACGTTCTTACAACTGCTTAAAGCGTGCTGGCATCAATACTGTTCAGGAATTAGCCAATAAGACTGAAGAGGATATGATGAAGGTCCGTAACCTGGGCAGAAAGTCACTTGAGGAAGTAAAACATAAATTAGAAGATCTTGGACTGGGCTTACGCAAAGACGATTGA
- the rpsK gene encoding 30S ribosomal protein S11: MARKTNTRKRRVKKNIEQGIAHIRSTFNNTIVTITDVHGNAVSWSSAGALGFKGSRKSTPFAAQMAAETAAKTSQEHGMKSLEVTVKGPGAGREAAIRALQAAGLEVTAIRDVTPVPHNGCRPPKRRRV; the protein is encoded by the coding sequence ATGGCTCGTAAAACTAATACACGTAAGCGTCGTGTGAAAAAGAATATTGAACAAGGTATTGCACATATCCGTTCTACTTTCAATAACACAATCGTAACTATCACTGATGTTCATGGAAATGCTGTTTCCTGGTCAAGTGCTGGAGCTCTTGGATTCAAAGGTTCTCGTAAATCTACTCCATTCGCAGCGCAAATGGCAGCTGAAACTGCAGCTAAAACTTCTCAGGAACACGGTATGAAATCCCTTGAAGTAACTGTTAAAGGACCTGGTGCAGGACGTGAAGCTGCTATCCGTGCTCTTCAAGCTGCTGGTCTAGAAGTTACCGCTATCAGAGACGTAACTCCAGTTCCACATAACGGATGTCGTCCACCAAAACGCCGCCGTGTATAA
- the rpsM gene encoding 30S ribosomal protein S13 codes for MARIAGVDVPREKRVVISLTYIFGIGKSTAQKVLAEAGVSEDTRVRDLTEDELNKIRDIIDKLKVEGDLRREVSLNIKRLMEIGSYRGLRHRRGLPVRGQNTKNNARTRKGPRKTVANKKK; via the coding sequence ATGGCACGTATTGCTGGTGTAGATGTTCCACGTGAAAAACGTGTAGTAATCTCATTAACTTATATCTTTGGTATTGGTAAATCTACAGCTCAAAAAGTTTTGGCTGAAGCTGGTGTTTCTGAAGACACTCGTGTTCGTGATCTTACGGAAGATGAACTTAACAAAATCCGTGACATCATCGACAAATTAAAAGTTGAAGGTGACCTTCGCCGTGAGGTTTCACTTAACATCAAACGTCTAATGGAGATCGGAAGCTATCGCGGTCTACGTCATCGCCGTGGTTTACCGGTTCGCGGACAAAACACAAAAAACAACGCTCGTACTCGCAAAGGTCCTCGTAAGACTGTAGCGAACAAGAAGAAATAA
- the rpmJ gene encoding 50S ribosomal protein L36 gives MKVRPSVKPICEKCKVIRRRGKVMVICENPKHKQKQG, from the coding sequence ATGAAAGTAAGACCATCAGTTAAACCAATCTGCGAAAAGTGTAAAGTTATCCGCAGACGTGGAAAAGTAATGGTTATCTGTGAAAACCCTAAACATAAACAAAAACAAGGTTAA
- the infA gene encoding translation initiation factor IF-1, with amino-acid sequence MAKDDVIEIEGTVVDTLPNAMFKVELENGHTVLAHVSGKIRMHFIRILPGDKVTVELSPYDLTRGRITYRFK; translated from the coding sequence ATGGCGAAAGACGATGTAATTGAAATAGAAGGCACAGTTGTTGATACTTTGCCAAATGCAATGTTTAAGGTAGAATTAGAAAATGGTCATACAGTGCTAGCACATGTATCCGGTAAGATCCGTATGCACTTCATCCGCATTTTACCTGGAGATAAAGTAACAGTTGAGCTATCTCCATATGATTTAACACGCGGTAGAATCACATATCGTTTTAAATAA
- a CDS encoding KOW domain-containing RNA-binding protein: MVGSDATPQPGQIVLIKNGRDAGQYAIIIRLVDERLVLLADGGRKKFDRPKKKNIQHLQLLNYISPEVQTSLEETGRVTNGKLRFALAKYANEFVYDMKKGESFNGERRCN; this comes from the coding sequence TTGGTTGGTTCTGATGCGACTCCGCAGCCTGGTCAAATTGTTTTGATCAAAAACGGGCGCGACGCTGGTCAATATGCTATAATTATAAGGTTGGTGGATGAAAGGCTTGTTTTGCTTGCTGACGGCGGCAGGAAGAAATTCGATCGCCCGAAGAAAAAGAACATTCAGCATCTGCAATTGCTTAATTATATCTCTCCAGAAGTTCAGACCAGTCTCGAGGAGACCGGCCGTGTAACAAACGGAAAGTTGCGCTTTGCGCTTGCAAAGTATGCAAATGAATTCGTATATGACATGAAGAAGGGAGAATCGTTCAATGGCGAAAGACGATGTAATTGA
- the map gene encoding type I methionyl aminopeptidase → MIICKTPRELDIMREAGRIVALTHQELKKHILPGITTRELDDIADQFIRKHDAIPSFKGYNGFRGSICASVNDELVHGIPGDRVLNNGDIISIDIGAKYNGYHGDSAWTYAIGQIDEESERLMDVTEESLFKGLEEAKPGERLSNISHAIQTYAESNGFSIVREYVGHGVGQDLHEDPQIPHYGPPNRGPRLKPGMVLAIEPMVNAGSRYVKTLTDNWTVVTVDGKRCAHFEHTIAITDSGYEILTKA, encoded by the coding sequence ATGATCATTTGCAAAACCCCGCGTGAACTTGATATAATGCGTGAGGCCGGCAGGATCGTAGCACTTACACACCAGGAACTGAAGAAACATATTTTACCCGGAATCACAACCCGCGAACTGGATGATATTGCTGATCAGTTTATCCGTAAACACGATGCAATCCCATCTTTTAAAGGATATAATGGTTTCCGCGGCAGCATTTGTGCTTCAGTTAATGATGAACTTGTTCATGGGATACCTGGTGATCGAGTTTTAAATAACGGTGATATAATCAGCATTGATATCGGTGCTAAATATAACGGTTATCATGGTGACTCAGCCTGGACTTATGCTATTGGCCAAATTGATGAGGAATCTGAGCGTCTTATGGATGTGACAGAGGAATCATTATTTAAGGGTCTTGAAGAAGCAAAACCGGGTGAGCGCTTGTCGAACATCTCCCATGCTATCCAAACGTATGCGGAATCTAATGGCTTTTCCATTGTACGCGAGTATGTCGGCCATGGTGTAGGGCAAGACTTACATGAGGATCCTCAAATTCCTCATTATGGACCGCCTAACAGAGGGCCGCGCTTAAAGCCGGGTATGGTACTTGCTATTGAGCCTATGGTGAATGCAGGAAGTCGTTATGTTAAAACCTTAACCGATAACTGGACAGTTGTGACGGTTGACGGGAAAAGGTGTGCCCATTTTGAGCATACAATAGCGATCACTGATTCCGGTTATGAAATATTAACAAAAGCCTAA
- a CDS encoding adenylate kinase codes for MNLVLMGLPGAGKGTQADKIVQKYGIPHISTGDMFRAAIKDETDLGLKAKSFMDKGELVPDEVTIGIVRERLSKDDCEKGFLLDGFPRTVAQADALENILSDLNKKIDYVINIDVDQSILMERLTGRRICKDCGATYHLVFNPPAKDGVCDRCSGELYQRADDNEATVQNRLDVNIKQTKPLLDFYETKGYLRNIDGQQDINKVFSDLDALLGGLQ; via the coding sequence GTGAATTTAGTTTTAATGGGGCTCCCTGGTGCCGGAAAAGGTACACAAGCCGATAAGATCGTCCAAAAATACGGCATCCCTCATATCTCTACTGGAGATATGTTCCGTGCGGCTATTAAAGACGAAACGGACCTAGGCCTTAAAGCAAAATCATTCATGGATAAAGGCGAGCTTGTTCCTGATGAAGTAACAATCGGCATTGTCCGTGAACGCTTAAGCAAGGATGATTGCGAAAAAGGCTTTTTGCTGGATGGCTTCCCAAGAACGGTTGCCCAAGCAGATGCCCTTGAAAACATCCTTTCTGATTTGAATAAGAAAATTGATTATGTCATTAATATTGATGTTGATCAGAGCATTCTAATGGAACGTCTTACCGGACGCCGCATCTGCAAAGACTGCGGAGCCACTTATCACTTAGTATTCAATCCGCCAGCGAAAGACGGAGTGTGCGATCGCTGCAGTGGTGAGCTGTATCAGCGTGCTGATGATAATGAAGCTACTGTTCAGAATAGACTTGACGTTAATATTAAACAGACAAAGCCGTTGCTTGATTTCTACGAAACGAAAGGATATCTGCGCAATATTGATGGTCAGCAAGATATTAATAAAGTATTTTCTGATCTTGATGCTTTGCTCGGGGGCTTACAATGA
- the secY gene encoding preprotein translocase subunit SecY, which translates to MFQTISNFMRVGDIRRKIIFTLLMLIVFRIGTFIPVPGVNADLLKAQDELNVFGVLNTFGGGALLNFSILAMGIMPYITASIIVQLLQMDVVPKFTEWSKQGEVGRRKLAQFTRYFTIVLGFIQALGMSYGFNNLAGGMLIENPGITSYLLIAVVLTAGTAFLMWLGEQITSKGVGNGISIIIFAGIAAGIPSTVNQIYAQQFENAGEQLFLRIVTVVLILIAVVAIVVGTIFIQQALRKIPIQYAKRVTAGKNSAGGQSTHLPLKVNAAGVIPVIFAISFIITPRTIAGFFEQNDVTLWIQRIFDYTSPIGMVIYSALIIAFTYFYAFIQVNPEQVAENLKKQGGYIPGIRPGNNTQEYLTRVLYRLTLVGALFLTVISILPVFFINIAGLPESAQIGGTSLLIVVGVALETMKQLEAQLVKRHYKGFIK; encoded by the coding sequence ATGTTTCAGACAATCTCCAATTTTATGCGTGTGGGTGATATAAGACGAAAGATTATTTTCACCCTTTTAATGCTGATCGTATTTCGCATCGGTACATTTATCCCTGTACCGGGCGTAAATGCAGATCTGTTAAAAGCCCAGGATGAACTTAATGTATTCGGTGTTCTGAATACATTCGGCGGCGGGGCGCTCCTAAACTTCTCGATCCTTGCGATGGGCATCATGCCGTATATTACCGCATCCATCATTGTACAGCTTCTGCAGATGGATGTTGTTCCTAAGTTTACGGAATGGTCAAAGCAGGGTGAAGTTGGACGCCGTAAGTTAGCTCAGTTTACCCGTTACTTTACTATCGTGCTTGGTTTTATCCAGGCTCTCGGTATGTCTTATGGGTTTAATAACCTAGCAGGCGGTATGCTGATTGAAAATCCGGGAATTACCTCTTATCTATTGATTGCTGTAGTGTTGACTGCCGGAACTGCATTTCTAATGTGGCTTGGTGAGCAGATTACATCAAAAGGTGTAGGGAATGGTATTTCCATCATTATCTTTGCTGGTATCGCAGCTGGTATTCCTTCAACGGTTAACCAGATCTATGCTCAGCAGTTTGAAAATGCTGGAGAGCAGCTATTCCTTCGCATTGTGACAGTCGTGCTTATCCTGATTGCAGTCGTTGCTATTGTTGTGGGAACGATCTTTATCCAACAGGCTTTAAGAAAGATTCCTATTCAATACGCTAAGCGTGTAACAGCAGGAAAAAATTCTGCTGGCGGACAATCAACTCATCTTCCGTTAAAAGTTAATGCAGCTGGTGTAATTCCAGTAATCTTTGCGATTTCATTCATCATCACGCCAAGAACCATTGCAGGTTTCTTTGAGCAGAATGATGTGACGCTATGGATTCAAAGAATATTTGACTACACGTCTCCAATCGGAATGGTCATCTATAGTGCATTAATCATTGCTTTTACTTATTTCTATGCTTTCATTCAGGTAAATCCGGAACAAGTTGCGGAAAACCTGAAGAAGCAGGGCGGTTATATCCCGGGCATTCGTCCAGGAAATAACACGCAGGAATATTTGACTCGCGTCTTATACCGTTTAACATTGGTCGGTGCGCTCTTCCTGACAGTCATTTCAATCCTGCCGGTATTCTTCATCAATATTGCTGGATTGCCTGAGTCTGCGCAAATTGGAGGCACAAGCCTGCTGATCGTTGTCGGTGTTGCACTTGAAACGATGAAGCAGCTTGAAGCACAGCTGGTTAAGCGTCATTATAAAGGTTTCATTAAATAA
- the rplO gene encoding 50S ribosomal protein L15: MKLHELKPAEGSRQERKRKGRGIGSGNGKTAGKGHKGQNARSGGGVRPGFEGGQTPLFQRLPKRGFTNINRKEYAVVNLDALNRFEDGTEVTPELLIETGVVSNEKAGIKILAKGKVEKKLTVKAHKFSSAAKEAIEAAGGQTEVI, translated from the coding sequence ATGAAACTTCATGAATTAAAGCCTGCAGAAGGTTCTCGTCAAGAACGCAAACGCAAAGGCCGTGGTATCGGTTCCGGTAATGGTAAAACTGCTGGTAAGGGTCATAAAGGTCAAAACGCTCGTTCCGGCGGCGGTGTCCGTCCTGGATTCGAGGGTGGTCAAACACCTTTATTCCAACGCTTGCCTAAGCGCGGTTTCACTAACATCAACCGTAAAGAATACGCGGTTGTGAACCTTGATGCTCTAAACCGTTTCGAAGATGGAACTGAAGTAACTCCTGAGCTTCTTATCGAAACTGGTGTAGTAAGCAACGAAAAAGCAGGAATCAAGATTCTTGCAAAAGGCAAAGTTGAGAAAAAGCTTACAGTTAAAGCTCATAAATTCTCCTCTGCTGCAAAGGAAGCTATCGAAGCTGCCGGCGGTCAAACTGAGGTGATTTAA
- the rpmD gene encoding 50S ribosomal protein L30, translating into MANKLEVTLTRSVIGRPQDQRETVKALGLRKMHQTVEHQDNPAIRGMINKVAHLVVVKEK; encoded by the coding sequence ATGGCGAATAAACTAGAAGTAACCCTCACTCGCAGCGTGATTGGTCGCCCGCAAGACCAACGCGAAACAGTTAAGGCTCTTGGCTTACGCAAAATGCACCAAACAGTTGAGCATCAAGATAATCCTGCTATCCGCGGAATGATCAACAAAGTAGCTCACCTTGTTGTGGTAAAAGAAAAATAA